The Synechococcales cyanobacterium T60_A2020_003 region TTAGTCGTTAAGCCAGAACTGCATTGGATGGGGCAACAGGTTGTCAGTGGATTGGCTCAACGGGCGATCGCTCGTATGGTTCGGGAGTTGTTTGTAGAGCAATCCGTCCCGAACTCACCGTCAATTCCGGTTCCAACGGCTGAGCCTGCTCAACCTGCGCT contains the following coding sequences:
- a CDS encoding AarF/ABC1/UbiB kinase family protein, with translation QQPKATSSTLSPEEQKNLEHFNRIDQILRDSPGFDPMQLVNLVPKLVVKPELHWMGQQVVSGLAQRAIARMVRELFVEQSVPNSPSIPVPTAEPAQPALPAARRS